One Vallitalea pronyensis genomic region harbors:
- a CDS encoding Gfo/Idh/MocA family protein: MVKKKIGVLGCSKVGDASLFKAIKWVEGFEVYAVASRDLGRAQAYAEKYGVKNYYGSYEQLIEDDKVDCIYIATTNDSHGALAIRAAKAGKHIVVEKPICLSMEDMSNIQDACMQHNVYLLEGIMVQHHPWQAYIKQMIQNNTYGALRTVKTQISFQQDASSDNYRCKKALGGGAFWDEGPYWIQFIQFILGLQPTTYTGYSDFSGPDGCDWTFQASMAYEGGIHVDFTTSFEMPYEATHWLVFDKATVRISNFFRASMGNFKINIDIEALETGIKEKVSFEPQNYYVNQLDFFSHVLDGTMPNIPLSQSADRIRIMENIYMDAKKNNMDKKEAKKM; this comes from the coding sequence GTGGTTAAGAAAAAAATAGGTGTGTTAGGGTGCTCAAAAGTAGGTGATGCATCGCTTTTCAAGGCAATAAAATGGGTAGAAGGTTTTGAGGTGTATGCCGTTGCCTCTCGTGATTTGGGAAGAGCTCAGGCATATGCAGAAAAATATGGGGTCAAAAATTACTATGGCAGCTATGAACAACTTATTGAAGATGACAAGGTTGATTGCATCTATATTGCCACAACAAACGATTCTCATGGGGCGTTAGCTATTCGTGCTGCTAAAGCTGGAAAGCATATAGTCGTTGAAAAGCCCATTTGCTTAAGCATGGAAGACATGAGCAACATACAAGATGCATGTATGCAACATAACGTGTACCTCCTTGAAGGGATTATGGTGCAACACCATCCTTGGCAGGCATACATCAAACAAATGATACAAAACAATACGTATGGTGCCCTTAGAACCGTAAAAACACAGATAAGCTTTCAGCAAGATGCTTCATCGGACAACTACAGATGTAAGAAAGCACTAGGAGGAGGCGCTTTTTGGGATGAAGGTCCTTATTGGATACAATTTATTCAGTTCATCTTAGGTCTTCAGCCTACGACGTACACTGGCTATTCTGATTTTAGTGGACCTGATGGATGTGATTGGACTTTTCAAGCTTCTATGGCCTATGAAGGTGGTATCCACGTGGATTTTACAACTTCATTTGAAATGCCTTATGAAGCCACTCACTGGCTTGTATTCGATAAAGCCACTGTAAGAATTAGTAATTTTTTTAGAGCAAGTATGGGCAATTTTAAGATAAACATTGATATAGAAGCACTGGAAACGGGGATAAAAGAGAAGGTAAGCTTTGAACCCCAAAATTACTATGTTAATCAGTTGGATTTCTTTTCCCATGTGCTGGATGGAACCATGCCGAATATACCCCTTAGCCAATCGGCTGATAGGATAAGGATCATGGAAAACATATACATGGATGCTAAGAAAAACAATATGGACAAAAAAGAAGCTAAGAAGATGTAA
- a CDS encoding ABC transporter ATP-binding protein, with product MALIKVDNLSRSFSYYKKETGLKGSIRNMFKRERLVKEAVKNISFQIDEGEIVGFLGPNGAGKTTTLKMLSGILYPTSGSATIGAYIPWERKKAFKKNFSIIMGQKNQLWWDLPANESLYLNKCIYEINDKDYKEIINELADLMDVQDKLKVQVRRLSLGERMKMEIMAALIHKPKILFLDEPTIGLDIISQKKIREFLKRYNEAYKTTIILTSHYMNDIEDLCKRAIIINQGNITFDGQLSTVNDVFGSKKMIKLLLSESVDRASLEQYGDIKEYDGYKVIIEVDKEHMKAHSKSILDRLPVIDFNMEDIPIEEGIRLLYHHGDTLEKGKEGV from the coding sequence ATGGCTTTAATCAAGGTAGACAATTTATCAAGATCCTTTAGCTACTACAAAAAAGAGACGGGACTAAAGGGTTCCATTCGTAATATGTTCAAGCGGGAAAGGTTAGTAAAAGAAGCTGTAAAAAATATATCATTTCAGATAGATGAAGGTGAAATCGTCGGCTTTTTGGGGCCTAATGGTGCAGGCAAGACAACAACCTTAAAGATGCTTTCAGGCATTCTATACCCAACGAGTGGTTCAGCAACCATTGGAGCATACATACCCTGGGAACGCAAAAAAGCGTTTAAGAAAAATTTTTCCATTATCATGGGACAGAAAAACCAGCTGTGGTGGGATTTACCTGCAAATGAATCCTTATATCTGAATAAGTGTATCTATGAAATCAATGATAAAGACTATAAAGAAATCATCAATGAGTTAGCTGATCTTATGGATGTGCAAGACAAACTGAAAGTACAAGTGAGAAGACTTTCACTGGGTGAGAGAATGAAAATGGAGATTATGGCTGCCCTGATTCACAAGCCCAAGATTCTATTCCTAGATGAACCTACCATTGGGCTGGATATCATCTCACAAAAGAAAATCAGGGAATTTCTTAAACGCTATAATGAGGCGTATAAGACGACAATCATACTCACCAGTCATTATATGAATGATATAGAAGACCTGTGTAAACGAGCGATTATCATTAACCAAGGCAACATTACATTTGATGGCCAGCTTTCGACAGTGAATGATGTATTCGGCAGTAAAAAAATGATTAAGCTGCTGTTGTCAGAGAGCGTCGATAGAGCATCATTAGAGCAGTACGGTGATATAAAGGAATATGACGGCTATAAGGTGATCATAGAGGTTGATAAAGAGCATATGAAAGCCCATTCCAAGTCCATACTGGACCGTTTACCTGTCATTGATTTTAACATGGAGGATATTCCCATTGAAGAGGGCATTCGTTTGCTCTATCACCATGGCGATACATTAGAAAAAGGAAAAGAAGGTGTATGA
- a CDS encoding ABC transporter permease, protein MTMFAKYKHAFILGIQNAMEYRLDFLLGLLSSVFPIMIQIFMWTAIFNSTGGNHVYGYSYTQLILYTLLASIVTRLVGTGFEYEINSDIKNGDLNKYIVKPINYFTYRLSCFMGTKIFSSVILFTIIAIICFVVNHLFGFSTQVDRVFLFLLAVFFAIFLNFLIYFCMGMLAFWLSEVSLLFGTINIIFIIISGGIFPLDIFGETFIRVVNVLPFKYTIQFPVNILNEKLNIANAFSGLLTQCIWIVLMLLLAIKLWEAGRKKYIAVGG, encoded by the coding sequence ATGACCATGTTCGCTAAATATAAACATGCATTTATTCTTGGTATACAAAACGCCATGGAATACAGATTGGATTTCCTATTAGGTTTGTTGAGTAGTGTTTTTCCCATCATGATTCAGATATTCATGTGGACAGCCATTTTTAATTCTACTGGGGGGAATCATGTCTATGGCTACTCTTATACACAGCTTATTTTATACACGTTGTTGGCAAGCATTGTCACAAGGCTGGTTGGGACAGGCTTTGAATATGAAATAAACAGCGATATAAAAAATGGTGATTTGAATAAATACATTGTAAAACCAATCAATTATTTCACGTACAGATTATCTTGTTTTATGGGTACAAAAATTTTTTCCTCGGTTATTTTATTCACTATTATTGCCATCATTTGTTTTGTGGTCAATCATTTGTTTGGGTTCAGCACTCAGGTTGATCGGGTGTTCCTATTTTTGTTAGCTGTTTTCTTTGCCATCTTTTTAAATTTTCTAATTTACTTCTGTATGGGTATGCTGGCATTCTGGCTAAGTGAAGTATCGTTATTATTTGGTACGATTAATATCATCTTTATTATTATTAGCGGTGGTATATTTCCACTGGACATATTCGGAGAAACGTTTATCCGTGTAGTGAATGTGCTTCCCTTTAAATATACCATTCAGTTTCCTGTTAACATTTTGAACGAAAAGCTTAATATAGCTAATGCTTTTTCAGGCCTATTAACCCAGTGCATATGGATTGTGCTTATGCTCCTGTTGGCGATAAAGCTATGGGAAGCAGGACGAAAAAAGTACATTGCTGTTGGAGGGTGA
- a CDS encoding ABC transporter permease, whose translation MGNIIKNIKRYVDLYLVFAKNSLISQMEYRANFAAGILVEIGYFLAKFLYAIVVYQTGVTINGMAPDAILMFIGTYVMMTGIFMTFYTNFVLIPNYVRDGSLDLLMTKPVSLQFMATLRHLNYAMPIPNIIGGFVLIIIGWHKTGIPVTLAHILGFIGFTIIGILITYSVFLIPVLCSFWLISTSGLVRITETAWDFNNMPMDIYNKTIKNIGTFVIPIFLVSNFSPLFLLGRLETIHILWAIVAPFVFFTITRLIWKKAIKNYTSASS comes from the coding sequence ATGGGTAATATAATCAAAAACATAAAAAGATACGTGGATTTGTATCTTGTATTTGCAAAAAATTCATTAATATCACAAATGGAATATCGAGCCAACTTTGCAGCAGGTATCTTAGTTGAAATCGGATACTTTCTTGCTAAATTTTTATATGCCATTGTTGTCTATCAAACAGGTGTCACCATTAATGGCATGGCACCGGATGCCATACTCATGTTCATTGGGACGTATGTGATGATGACGGGTATCTTTATGACTTTTTACACCAATTTTGTCCTCATACCCAATTACGTAAGGGATGGTTCTCTTGATTTGTTGATGACAAAACCGGTTTCCCTTCAATTTATGGCAACCCTTCGTCATCTCAACTATGCCATGCCCATACCGAACATCATTGGAGGGTTTGTATTGATTATTATTGGTTGGCATAAAACAGGCATCCCCGTTACTTTGGCGCATATTTTGGGCTTCATTGGTTTTACCATTATTGGTATCTTGATTACCTACTCGGTTTTTTTAATCCCTGTTTTATGTTCCTTTTGGCTCATATCCACGTCAGGGTTAGTCCGTATTACAGAAACAGCTTGGGATTTCAATAACATGCCCATGGATATTTACAATAAAACCATTAAAAACATTGGTACATTTGTTATACCCATATTTCTTGTATCCAACTTTTCCCCTCTCTTTCTACTGGGAAGATTGGAGACCATTCACATCCTATGGGCCATTGTGGCACCCTTTGTATTTTTTACCATCACCCGATTAATATGGAAAAAAGCCATAAAAAACTACACAAGTGCAAGCAGTTAG
- a CDS encoding class I SAM-dependent methyltransferase translates to MFKNINAKGILFRAALPILVLVYMVCLLPILPFLFFNRMDYKKKIKENPLYKSVLVGLLEKHPLLYELSILYWNYPMFGRLYDILPPMKGNVLQVGCGTGLLNKRYRKRSDIRFINLDLNKKALAYGKRKKRFDTYMHANIYNTPLEDHSVDIIIFARCFHHIKNHKRALLECERLLKPHGTIIIIDPIGLYDTTDHGFMNNTMLDGIVWCFNPNSFSSHLVNSISNKLEIESIDFYRQPTVSNYHVHYPHTDVVAIIKRI, encoded by the coding sequence ATGTTCAAGAATATAAACGCAAAAGGAATACTGTTTAGAGCTGCATTACCCATTTTAGTTTTAGTGTATATGGTATGTTTGTTGCCTATTCTTCCTTTTTTATTCTTCAATAGAATGGACTATAAAAAAAAGATCAAGGAGAATCCCCTTTATAAAAGCGTCCTGGTTGGTCTCTTAGAAAAGCATCCTTTACTCTATGAGCTATCCATTTTATATTGGAATTATCCAATGTTTGGCAGGCTATACGATATACTTCCTCCCATGAAGGGGAATGTCTTGCAGGTAGGGTGTGGGACTGGGCTTTTGAACAAAAGATACAGGAAAAGGTCGGATATAAGATTTATTAATTTGGATTTGAATAAAAAAGCTTTGGCATATGGCAAGAGGAAAAAACGATTTGATACCTATATGCATGCCAACATATACAACACGCCTTTAGAAGACCATAGCGTTGATATCATTATATTTGCCAGATGTTTTCATCATATTAAGAATCATAAAAGAGCATTATTAGAGTGTGAAAGACTCTTAAAGCCTCATGGGACCATCATCATTATTGATCCCATAGGGTTGTATGATACAACCGATCATGGCTTTATGAATAACACGATGCTTGATGGCATTGTATGGTGCTTCAATCCCAACAGTTTTTCAAGCCATCTGGTTAACAGTATTTCAAATAAGCTTGAAATTGAATCCATAGATTTTTACAGGCAACCTACGGTATCTAATTATCATGTACATTATCCCCATACGGATGTGGTTGCTATTATAAAAAGAATATAA
- a CDS encoding TetR/AcrR family transcriptional regulator, producing the protein MHKKFRDIDVQSDKVNRIINCAFEEFSKNAFDKASTNNIVKAAQVSRGLMYHHFKDKQELFDFLMAFSLTVMLDAFNKNVDWEEIDILSRIRQTVRFKWDIFQRYPYMLEFCVKHAKSDNIAGEKKIMIDQLKDIRKSLYNENIDISVFKEGIDIHMAIDVIRWTIAKYSEEYQQKIIVGNMQPQLEEMFTRLEDYIEFLKEVFYK; encoded by the coding sequence ATGCATAAAAAATTTAGAGATATTGATGTACAGAGTGATAAAGTCAATCGTATCATTAACTGTGCCTTTGAAGAGTTTAGCAAAAATGCATTTGATAAAGCATCTACCAATAATATTGTCAAAGCAGCACAAGTATCACGAGGATTAATGTATCATCATTTTAAGGATAAACAGGAGCTTTTTGATTTTTTAATGGCGTTCTCATTAACAGTTATGCTGGATGCATTCAATAAAAATGTTGACTGGGAAGAAATTGATATATTGAGCAGAATTCGGCAAACAGTACGATTTAAATGGGATATCTTTCAACGGTATCCATATATGCTTGAATTTTGTGTTAAACATGCCAAGAGCGATAACATAGCCGGTGAGAAGAAGATCATGATTGATCAGCTGAAGGATATTCGTAAATCCCTTTACAATGAGAACATTGATATTAGTGTGTTCAAAGAAGGAATAGACATCCATATGGCTATTGATGTCATAAGATGGACCATAGCAAAATATAGTGAAGAATACCAGCAAAAAATAATAGTTGGAAATATGCAGCCCCAATTAGAAGAGATGTTTACGCGATTAGAAGACTATATTGAGTTTTTGAAAGAGGTTTTCTATAAATAG
- a CDS encoding PEP/pyruvate-binding domain-containing protein, whose translation MIRMIYDFTAHKVPKVSEVGGKASSLIEMTKAGFNVPEGIALSVSFFSPWLTKMKCSSMWLSLLKEPTADKCHSLKETAAKLTFTKKQQNAINKAMANMKGPLYAVRSSSPDEDLEDTSFAGMYDTILGMKPEAVEASVAKVFSSLFDYRVIEYKNRNKMNLEHANIAIIIQRQIPSDISGIGFSINPENNCYDEAMINASFGLGETIVSGMVTPDTYIVEKVKHIILDKKISTKSMGLWLNENGGTVERYNRLDTKQALSDQQVMEVTGLIAKCENHYGLPMDIEWAYEGNTLYLLQVRPITTYFPLFPEMMTKPGKEKYLYMDMMGLTQGFTDCLSILGADIWAKTFELAKGDVVPIGVDGGLIALHGRQYIHLSNLVKGLGIKAVNKMYASYDGPTRAILDSIDIQKDYLPRKKTHKMKKVKIGLMLYFFQIGSSTLKALLVNYKKLSQEYRAVSEESRMQIEAFLEGDKPFDAFVNGGLNYLVKMLRSFSIIVTGMVALNKIKKLFKGEDIEDLVISLGMDLDDNKTSAMGHYMFKLASYEEIQGTRSCEEFSRRIKNREYSEAFLKDYHRYMRLYGFRGFKEIDIASPRAYERPEDLFQQLKAINIETNQLLNVKQRREEAYNQLLTIAKEKGFAKKFIKYADIYQGSFGFREEPKYNFVFAVAKLRHIALKLGEGFVQEGRLQLKEQIFDLHITQIAKGQSDPTYPLMAVRKENLAPCKLVEHVKEWPNILDSRGKIYRSIRKGKKGDIIGYPIAPGMIKGRAKVLHEPYEKPLEPGEILVTKTTEPAWTPIFINAAGVVLEVGGPLQHGAIIAREYGIPCVSGVYNAQKIIQDGDMLEVDGSSGIVKIIQKAKQNT comes from the coding sequence ATGATTAGGATGATTTATGATTTTACAGCTCATAAGGTCCCAAAGGTGTCAGAAGTAGGAGGAAAAGCCAGCTCTTTGATAGAAATGACCAAGGCAGGCTTTAACGTACCTGAAGGTATTGCATTATCTGTTTCATTTTTTTCACCATGGTTGACTAAGATGAAGTGTTCCTCTATGTGGCTGAGCCTCTTGAAAGAGCCTACAGCAGATAAATGCCATTCCCTGAAGGAAACCGCCGCCAAATTAACCTTTACCAAAAAGCAGCAAAATGCCATAAATAAGGCTATGGCAAATATGAAGGGGCCTCTATATGCTGTTCGTTCATCATCACCAGACGAAGATCTTGAGGACACGAGCTTTGCCGGTATGTATGATACCATATTAGGTATGAAGCCAGAAGCTGTTGAAGCAAGTGTTGCTAAGGTTTTTTCATCCTTGTTTGATTATCGTGTCATAGAATATAAAAATCGAAATAAGATGAATCTTGAACATGCCAATATAGCCATTATCATACAGAGACAGATTCCATCGGATATTAGCGGTATAGGTTTTTCCATAAACCCAGAAAATAACTGTTATGATGAAGCGATGATTAATGCCAGTTTTGGGTTAGGTGAAACCATTGTATCTGGTATGGTTACGCCGGATACCTATATCGTTGAAAAAGTCAAGCATATCATACTGGATAAGAAGATTAGTACGAAAAGCATGGGATTATGGTTAAACGAAAATGGTGGTACGGTAGAAAGGTATAATCGTCTTGACACTAAGCAGGCTCTATCGGACCAGCAGGTTATGGAAGTGACAGGACTTATTGCCAAATGTGAAAACCATTATGGTCTACCGATGGATATTGAATGGGCTTATGAGGGAAATACACTATATCTGCTTCAGGTGAGGCCCATCACCACCTATTTCCCCCTGTTTCCGGAGATGATGACAAAGCCAGGTAAAGAGAAGTACCTCTATATGGATATGATGGGTTTAACACAAGGGTTTACGGATTGTCTATCTATTCTTGGAGCGGATATATGGGCTAAGACTTTTGAACTTGCTAAAGGTGACGTGGTACCCATTGGTGTTGATGGAGGTCTTATTGCCCTTCACGGCAGGCAGTACATTCACTTATCTAATCTGGTTAAGGGGCTTGGTATCAAGGCAGTTAATAAGATGTATGCTTCCTACGATGGACCCACTAGGGCGATTCTTGATTCCATTGATATTCAGAAGGATTATCTACCTAGGAAAAAAACACATAAGATGAAGAAGGTCAAGATAGGACTTATGTTATATTTCTTTCAAATAGGCTCATCTACCTTGAAAGCCCTGTTGGTTAATTATAAAAAATTGAGTCAAGAATATAGGGCTGTTTCAGAAGAAAGCCGTATGCAGATTGAAGCATTTTTGGAAGGTGATAAGCCCTTTGACGCCTTTGTTAATGGAGGACTGAATTATCTTGTTAAAATGCTTCGTTCTTTTAGTATCATTGTGACGGGGATGGTAGCTCTAAATAAAATAAAAAAATTGTTTAAAGGAGAAGATATTGAAGATCTAGTCATTTCACTGGGTATGGATCTGGATGATAATAAGACCAGTGCCATGGGACATTATATGTTTAAATTAGCTTCTTATGAGGAGATTCAGGGTACTAGATCATGTGAAGAATTCTCGAGGCGTATCAAGAACAGAGAATATTCAGAAGCCTTTTTAAAAGATTACCATCGCTATATGCGTCTTTACGGCTTTAGAGGTTTTAAGGAAATTGATATTGCATCCCCTAGAGCCTATGAGAGGCCTGAAGATCTCTTCCAACAGCTTAAAGCCATTAATATTGAAACCAATCAGCTGCTAAATGTTAAGCAGAGACGTGAAGAAGCCTATAATCAATTGCTGACTATAGCTAAAGAAAAAGGCTTTGCAAAGAAGTTTATAAAGTATGCGGATATCTACCAAGGTAGTTTTGGCTTCAGAGAAGAACCAAAGTATAACTTTGTATTTGCAGTAGCCAAACTTCGCCATATTGCTTTGAAGCTAGGTGAAGGTTTTGTGCAGGAAGGACGCTTGCAACTGAAAGAGCAGATCTTCGATCTGCATATAACACAGATAGCAAAAGGTCAATCTGATCCAACCTATCCCTTGATGGCAGTCAGAAAAGAAAATCTAGCACCCTGTAAGCTGGTTGAGCATGTCAAGGAATGGCCTAATATTTTAGATAGCCGAGGAAAAATATACCGTTCTATTAGGAAAGGCAAGAAAGGTGATATCATCGGTTATCCCATAGCACCGGGTATGATAAAAGGAAGAGCTAAAGTATTACATGAACCCTATGAAAAACCTCTTGAGCCAGGAGAAATTCTGGTTACTAAAACGACTGAGCCAGCTTGGACCCCTATCTTTATCAATGCAGCAGGTGTTGTCTTAGAGGTTGGAGGACCCCTTCAGCATGGTGCAATCATTGCACGAGAGTATGGCATTCCCTGTGTCAGTGGTGTGTACAATGCTCAGAAGATTATTCAAGATGGGGATATGCTGGAAGTGGATGGCTCCAGTGGTATTGTTAAAATCATTCAGAAAGCAAAACAGAATACGTAA